CTTGGGCTAGCTGTAGCATGGTGAATATTACTTCCATTTAGAAGCCAACCTCTTGAGGCGTGTGGGGTCACCAGTCTGAAAGGAATTCACTTGTGGGAAACAGCACACATACAGGACCCTCAGCTACGTAACTAACTTTTTATAAGAGTCTGAGGAGGCTTTGCTGCCTAGCAACACTTCAGGAATGTATAATATATCTATAAAATCCCAAAAGTACATTCCCGCCCGCCCGCCAGCTTTAAGTGGAATCTTTTGCTCTGGTTTAAAACGTGGCAGGAGGTAGGTCACGGATTTGGTCATGAAAAATTAAAAAGAGGAACTGAAATGGTAAACAGGTCCCAATGGACGCCCCCAGGTAAGGGAACATGTCGGTACTAGGTGAAAACAGGGCGAAGGAACGTCGAAACAGCGCCTGCGAGTAGGAATGGGTTACTTTTCACCGAAGCTAGCATTTGACGGGACCAACAAGACATTGCTTTTATCATGTAACCAAAACGAAAGGCTGAATGAGCATATTGTCTCACCACACATCGAACTAGATCTTTCTGTTTAACTTTTAAACATGGTTTGTAAAGGAATGGCCGAAACTAGCTTCAAAAGGTGCTCGAGTTACAGGAACACAGAATAGGActactgaagaaaaaaaatcaggtCAATAACACAACATGGACATTTGAGGAGCGCATCTGTTTTTAAATACAGCCAGCCAAGGGGATGATCTTGAAACAGGGAGGATTTATACTCGTGTGAAGCATAGCTAGCATAGCTAGCATAGCCGCCTCTGTAGGAGCCCCCCGACCGGTCGCCATAGCCACATGGCCCCTAATTATTGTCCCTGTAGCCACCGCCGCCGGAGGAATacccgccaccaccaccactcctgTAGCCTCCACCACCGCCGCCATAGCCTCGATCTCCACCGCCGCCGCCATAGCCCCGATCGCCTCCATCATAGCTCCTGCCGCTGTATCCCCGATCTCCACCACCGCCATATCCTCCACCGCCGCCATATCCTCCGCCACCGCCATATCCACCACCGCGGGATCCTCCTCTGTAGCCACCgccgcctccacctcctcctgaacGGCCGCCACCCTTTCCTGCTTCATCCACGCGGATCGTCCTGCCATCCACGGTTTTTCCGTTCATGTCTTCCAACGCCTCCTTTGCGTCATCGGCGTTGTCGTACTTGACGAAGCCGAATCCACGAGACcttcctgtctctttgtctctgatcACATCAACTTTATCTATGTTTCCATACTTGGAGAAAGCCGCCGCCAAAGAGTCTTCGGTTGTGTCGAAGCTCAGGCCACCGACGAAAAGTTTTCCTTCGTCGGACATCTTTCTTTGTCTTTAGCTGGCGGAAACGAAAGCTGCTGGTGCTCAAGCAATGCACGTCGAAAGGAAAGACTGGGTGGCGCGCTTTCAATTTATTGACCTTTTCACCATGACGTCACAACAATAATACACGTTCTTCCGGGTTGCAAAAGCCAATGGCACCACTAGTGGAAGGGAGTACCATCGTCGGCCGTAGCCTGACACAAACAGAATAATTGTTTTATCTACCATCTTATACTGATCGACACTTCGTCTTCTTTGGTCGCTCCAATAAATGTTGCCATTAAAACGAACAGTTTGGCTCCCGTGGTGTTGTTAAACATGCGCGAATTAAATGAATCATATAGTGTGTGTTAACTTTACTGTGCACTGACTTTGGCGGTAGAAAGATGACAATGATCTGAATGGGAGAATTGTGTTCAGAGAGTTAGCCGAACCCTCCCAGGGCTATCAGCCTGTGGCTGCACTTCATCAATGGAGTTAACTGGGGTTAGATGGGAGGGTAGCATCCTTCAGCACCGACAGCACAGGTTTGGGAGATCGAAGGTTAGCATTCAATCATAGAGGCCAAAGTCCGGGGACACAGAGCTGGCATTCATCAGCGTTTTCTAGCACAGACCCTGAGAGAACAGGCTATCAGTCAGCAGCCCAGAGGCTAACGCAGACAGGCTAATTCGACTGGAGTAGGCTAATACAGCACAGATCCGGTGCTGGTCATTGATGGAGCACACGGCCGTGAACGGCAGAGCTCTAGTCAGTGTGACCCAAGGCCGTactgtagccatggagtcaacattgggggggacgaattacattttttatgataatttcggacagcgtgcgtggttgcctgtcgtagcgtagcacatttttatttttatatcaatacatTGGGGGGacgttttgaccagatttgaatattgggagggatgtgtgtcacccccaatatgtattatgattacggccttggtgTGACCCGCCATGGCGCCTGCGGACTGCAGTGAGCTGATGGGAAGGGGGGAGTATTTTACCATGGGGAACTGGGATTTTCTGAGGGTTTGAGATGTATGCGCTGAAACAATCCTGGGGCTAGCCTGAGGCTAACTTCTGTCTCTCCAGAAGGCTAGGATGCTAAGTCCCAGACAGCCACCAGAACAACACTTCCCCCTGCCAAAGCATTACAACCAGATTTGTTACATACATTTAGATTAGATACATTTTTTCTCATCTCATAATTTGTTCATTCAACAGTGAAAGGTCTAATGGTGTTCTTCTCTTTGTATTTACCTAAGTGTATGTAAttttacaaaatgtaaatgGGTTTGAAATGATGCCTCACATCAATTAGAGTAGAGTAGGGCTCTCTTTGCTCCCCTCTCGCTTCAGTGGCTTATCAAACATTTTGTGCTTTATTTTTCTGGGATGACTTCAAAGGGAGAGCAGGTAATAGTAGAAAGTTGTCTGGTGTTTGGTAGACCAGTTCGTGTAGAAACTGTAGCAGTCATTTTGGGGCTTAGTTCAGAGGGGTGCTTAATGTGGCTGTGAGCCACATTAAGAAGTCCTGTGTGCATTAGAATCCCTAGCTGCCTGTCCTCTATTAGCATTAGCAACCTTAAGAAACCATAAACTCTAGTCTCGTCAGATCTACAAAAGCAGACTGTGGCTTTGATGTATTATTTATACAGTTGTTGTAATCCGTGCAGTCATTTTAAGTTGGTTATATGTTGTGAGAATAGTCTACATAATAGATCATGAGAGAGAATGTAATTTCCTCTCATAAAGATTAGTACTTTGTGACACCATGagttctccttctccctgctcctccctccccctctctcctcggtgGACACGGGGCATGGAAGCGTTCTGCCAGCTCACATTACCGTGATGCTGCCCTGAATGTTTCACAGAGTTTCCGATGGGGGGTAATAAGATCACCCAGCTAGAGCACAATGTCTGTTAGAGTCCaggctgtcctgtcctgccctgtcctgccctgccctgtcctgccctgccctgccctagcCGACCCGTTCCAGGCCGGTGAAAACAGCAGCTCCCGCACCCTGCCTCGACCCTGCCCGCTACTCCCTGCACCCTCACCCCTGCCTGGCTTCTCCTACTCACATCCTGCCAGCAGCTTTATTACATAACTGACCTTTTTAATGACCTTTCAACCTCTTAACacagcttgtgtgtgcgtgtgcctgtgagtgcgtgtgtcgaTGGGCTCACTGTAGCAGACAACAAGCAATGTAACACCTATACAAAAGCCTTAAGGTCACCCTGTCTCTGTCGGTGGAGTACAGTAGTTTCCTCCTCCACTATTACAGCTCCATCTCGCCACAGACTAGATTAAGATCTTCCACGCCTGGGCTACAACCAAGCGAGAGAGTAAAACATTATTAGAAAAGATTTCGGAAATGGAAAAAGTGGTTTCAATGGAAaagttctgtctctttctctggggAAATACCAGAAGTTTCTCTCATTTTCCTCCCGATATTCTCTCTtcgtcctcttcttcctccccccctcctcttccccccccccctcctcctcttcctccacctcttcctccccccccgcaGGTCAGGAGAAGCCCTCGGAGCAGGAGACGATGGAGACCAAGGCTCCGGAGAGCATCAACCGCTACGACAGCATCAACTCTCTGGACTCCACCTCCTCGTCCGGCATCGGCAGCTACAGCACGCAGATGTCTGGCACGGACAACCCAGAGCAGTTCGAGGTCCTCAAGCAGCAGAAGGAGATCATCGAGCAGGGCATCGACCtgtgagtaaacacacacacacgcaacctgCTCATAAACGCTCGCTCTCCAATTCTAGTTGAGGTGGTTTATCCACAAATAATGGCCTGCGACCCTTCATCGAATTTGTTTGTATAGTAGCTCTTAACCCCTTAACTCTGGTTAACCCGCAGGTTCAACAAGAAACCAAAGAGGGGCATCCAGTATCTACAAGAGCAAGGCATGCTGGGAACCACCCCGGAGGACCTTGCTCAGTTCCTGCATCAGGAGGAGAGGCTTGACTCGGTAAAGAGCAGCTCTGgttgtatacacacactcacacacatagtcacacaTACTCATACCGTCTCACatacactatctctctctctctctctctctctctctctctctctctctctctctcttctcttctctctctctctctctctctctctctctctctctctctctctctctctctctctctctctctctctctctctctctctctctctctctctctctctctctctctctctctctctctcaaccctgcctccctcttcccctccattcatcccatcccttccttcctctaatcccttcctccctcccatcctcccactCCCAGGCAATTTGGACTCCTTTACACGGCAGAAATGTTTATCCTAACGACTCGAGTGCTCTCGGCTGATTGGCCAGCCCCGAGGGCACCTCCGTATGCAGTGATGAAGTGCGTTAATGAGCGTTTACTAACGTGTGTGCAGTGCAACAAGGGCCCTTCAACAGCTGCTTCAGccctctgactgcacagacataaatGGTTTCCCCTTCGCCGCCTCTCTGAAAGGAGAGAGGCGCATCAAGACAACGTGGGCTAATTGTCCGTCATCGAGTAGCACTTGGAGTGGATGAGAGGACTAAAGTCAGACCAGCGCTTGCTTTTTCCCGTTCATAttccttcatttctctctcctttttctttctccatctttttctcctTGTCGTCTTCTGTtgtcctcactccctctcccagacTCAGGTAGGGGAGTTCCTGGGGGACAACGACAGGTTCAACAAGGAGGTGATGTATGCCTACGTGGACCAGATGGACTTCCAGGGGAAGGACTTTGTGTCGGCTCTGCGGATCTTCCTGGAGGGCTTCCGTCTGCCCGGGAGGCCCAGAAGATCGACAGGCTCATGGAGAAGTTTGCCGCCAGATACCTGGAGTGCAACCAGGGGTGAGTGTGAGACGGCTGAGACGCATCTGTTCTCTATGCAAATGATGGAACCTGAAGGTAGACATAAGGACAAGCATGGAATAAGTGTTTGCTGTAATGTGAACAACATCTGGATCTGAGTCTCTTCATTAGTGTTTACTGACTTTTCtgtctctaccccccctctctctccctctcctcctctttctctttttctttctctctcgctcgtcCCTCAGGCAAACCCTGTTTGCGAGTGCAGACACTGCCTACGTCCTTGCCTACTCGATCATCATGCTGACAACAGACCTTCACAGTCCGCAGGTACAGTACCCCTGCAGTCTGGGGCACAGGAAACCAAACGCCCAAATCACCTCTAAAACTAAGGACTAGACCTAAGTCGTGTCAGTCATTCCGTTTTTGACTGACCCATGCCTCcgtcctccctccttttccaaAGGTGAAGAACAAGATGACTAAAGAGCAGTACATCAAGATGAACAGAGGGATCAACGACAGCAAAGACCTGCCGGAGGAGTACCTGTCGGCCATCTACGACGAGATCGCCGGCAAGAAGATCGCCATGAAGGAGACGAAGGAACTCACCCTCAAATCCAACAAGCAGAGTGAGTCTACCCCCCCAccaatccccccacccctccatcagaCACGATAAGAATGTCATTACAGTCTGAAATTGAGCGTGTCAAATGATAATTCTGCACACAGTCGACAGAATTAAAGGGCCATTTGTAGAAGCAATAGATCTGTGGCAAGTTACCAGCTCCAGATGTAAATCAGCAGTCTTCAtctggtgtctgtgtgcaggcTATTGAATTTCCATCAGACTCAGACTTAAAAAGATTTGGATTTGGATTAGATTGCTTAGCGGATCGTTAAGTATGAAAGTTTGGGATCTTTGTTGAATAAGAAAAGTTGTACTCAGAAGAAATATCATGTCACGTGCTGTATTAAAGATAACGTCTCAGACATGGTTGCAGAAGAAATTAGAGATAGAGGACCTCTTGTCCCAGGGttaggtgtgcttgtgtgaaggTTGTGCTGGTGTTGTCAGGTGTGGTTGTGTGAAGGTTGTGCTGGCGTTGTCAGGTGTGGTTGTGTGAAGGTTGTGTGAAGGTTGTGCTGGTGTTGTCAGGTGTGGTTGTGTGAAGGTTGTGCTGGTTGTGCTGCACTTACTGCTATTGCACTTCTGGTTAGACCTAAACTACATTTCGTTGCCTTGTACCTGTACTTGtgtaatgacaataaagttgaatctaatctaatctgGTGTTGACAGGTGTGGCCAGTGAGAAGCAGCGGCGGCTGCTCTACAACGTGGAGATGGAGCAGATGGCCAAGACAGCCAAGGCTCTGATGGAGGCGGTCAGTCACGTccaggcccccttcacctccGCCACACACCTGGAGCACGTCAGACCCATGttcaaggtaacacacacaaacactctcacacacactctcactcacacacactctcactcacacacacactctcacacacacactctcacacacacgcctggagCACATCAGACCCATGTTCAAGGtaacgcactctcacacacacactctcactcacacacacactctcacacacacactctcacacacacacctggagcacTTCAGACTCATGttcaaggtaacacacacacacacctggagcacTTCAGACTCATGttcaaggtaacacacacacaatcacagacacCTGGAGCACTTCAGACCCAAGTTCAAGGtaacacacagtaaacacacacagcattttcAGACCTATTTAGAAAGCTAGTTGGAATGCTCCAGCGTGTATGAAGCCTGTCCCAGACCTGCAGCCTGTGTCGTGTGGTCACATCACAGCTGGCGTGGACGCCCTTCCTGGCAGCCTTCAGCGTGGGCCTGCAGGACTGTGACGACCCCGAGGTGGCCTTCCTGTGTCTGGAGGGCATCCGCTTCGCCATCAGGATCGCCTGCATCTTCACCATCCAGGTAGCCCCGCACGCCCTCTGCACCCCGTAGGACTGCAGACGTCACAAGTACTAAAGGGTTTCACACAgtagtagggtgtgtgtgtgttgtgatgaaACAAAATGTAAACAGTGTACAACAatgtaggggagtcaggtggctgaacggttagggaatcgggctagtaatcagaaggttgccagttcgattcccggctgtgccaaaatgacgttgtgtccttgggcaaggcacttcaccctacttgcctcggggggaatgtccctgtacttgctgtaagtcgctctggataagagcgtctgctaaattactaaatgtaaatgtaaacatgaatGCAAATCATTAAGATTCTCTCGGTTTCTCACTCTGATTCTCgcaccctcttttctctctctctctctctctctctctctctctctctctctctctctctctctctctctctctctctctctctctctctctctctctctctctctctctctgtctctctctctctgtctctctctctctccctggcagcTGGAGCGAGATGCGTACGTCCAGGCCCTGGCCAGGTTCACCCTGCTCACCGCCAGCTCGGGCATCACGGAGATGAAGCAGAAGAACATCGACACCATCAAGACTCTGATCACCGTGGCCTACACGGACGGCAACTACCTGGGCACCTCCTGGCACGAGGTCAGCCGCGCCGGCCACGCCTCCCGTGGaccagctctctctttctgactcttCATaactctctctcgtctccctcctctttgactctctctcgctctgtctgtaTCTTAAGTATCTCAATCGCTCTTACTCTGTcacagtctccctatctctgtctcgatctcacttcctctctaacTCCCTCCCTCGCTATCACCTCCTCTATCTCTTCTTTCCGCTCTCAATCCAtttccctcccgctctccacccccccccccccccctccatccctcgccTGTTCCCTCTCTACTCTgtctgtaattgggtgtgctttgccttcggcaagggcacaacctttgttctctcacatatatatttatttatttattatttattatttatattgtacattattttgtaatgtacaatattagctgatattattaaggaagtaggcccacatctactttcggaaacggtagtctactatttcactgaagcattagcatcatgacattagcctctgttgcccgggcaacacataccacagtggtctatgatgcatctgttttcaatcgttaaaataaacattcctcacaaatacattttctttgtaggatttactatgacattacattacaagtaaacgatttgttggtgaaattatcattacctgtggtttcaaaccagtgttgctcattgcaacgctgcagcctacg
The sequence above is drawn from the Osmerus eperlanus chromosome 15, fOsmEpe2.1, whole genome shotgun sequence genome and encodes:
- the LOC134034814 gene encoding uncharacterized protein LOC134034814, with the protein product MSDEGKLFVGGLSFDTTEDSLAAAFSKYGNIDKVDVIRDKETGRSRGFGFVKYDNADDAKEALEDMNGKTVDGRTIRVDEAGKGGGRSGGGGGGGGYRGGSRGGGYGGGGGYGGGGGYGGGGDRGYSGRSYDGGDRGYGGGGGDRGYGGGGGGYRSGGGGGYSSGGGGYRDNN